A single region of the Saprospiraceae bacterium genome encodes:
- a CDS encoding superoxide dismutase encodes MAFQLPELPYAFDALEPNIDARTMEIHYGKHHAGYTNNLNAAIEGTDLEKMKIEAILANISAYPAGVRNNGGGFYNHSLFWAIMSPDGGGEPSSRMNISKAIVRDFGSFEAFKDEFSKAAATRFGSGWAWLCVDSNDKLFVCSTANQDNPLMDVVDVDGTPILGLDVWEHAYYLNYQNRRPDYINAFFNVIDWDAVTKRYNDANPGASDL; translated from the coding sequence ATGGCATTTCAACTACCTGAGCTCCCCTATGCTTTTGATGCATTGGAACCTAATATTGACGCAAGAACCATGGAAATTCACTATGGCAAACACCACGCGGGTTATACCAACAACCTGAATGCGGCAATTGAAGGAACGGATTTAGAAAAAATGAAAATCGAAGCTATTCTCGCAAATATATCTGCTTACCCTGCTGGTGTCCGCAATAATGGCGGTGGATTTTACAACCACAGCTTATTCTGGGCTATTATGTCACCAGATGGTGGTGGCGAGCCCAGCAGCAGAATGAATATCAGCAAAGCGATTGTACGAGATTTTGGCAGCTTCGAAGCGTTCAAAGATGAATTTTCTAAAGCTGCTGCCACGCGCTTTGGTTCTGGCTGGGCTTGGCTTTGTGTCGACAGCAATGACAAGCTTTTTGTTTGTTCTACGGCTAACCAAGATAACCCTTTGATGGATGTGGTTGATGTAGATGGTACACCTATTTTAGGTCTTGATGTTTGGGAACATGCTTATTACCTAAATTACCAAAATCGTCGGCCTGACTATATCAATGCTTTCTTTAATGTTATTGATTGGGATGCGGTGACCAAGCGATACAATGATGCTAATCCGGGTGCTTCTGATTTATAG
- a CDS encoding FtsX-like permease family protein — protein MLQNYLVTLLRSLKKNKFYTIINVFGLAAGLACFFLMGYYIKDELSYDRYHPDYEQIYRVVEIIKDTEESASCPFSVGPGLLNDFPAEVAQAVRFFNFQAPSLSLEYQADKKFREKALFFVDSTVFEVFAFDFEQGDAKTALEQPNSIVLTQSMARKYFGEENPMGKMLKYEGKQLLQVTGVLADVKPNSHFTFDALLSFSTLKGIMGSEPQGWVWNPNWTYVKLKKGVTPSQLEALMPDFVSAHFPNFIKADVTLYLQSLKDIHLHSHLDYEIQPNSDISYIYIFLAIALFVILIAAINYINLATARSAQRAKEVGMRKTLGAQKSQLVLQFLGESVLTCLVAGVLAMGLLALLIPPFNALAGKTFSLGTVLGDPFMLGAAIMTILILGLLGGLYPAFFLSSFKPISVLKDQFSQGKKGVLLRKSLVVGQFAISIILMVGTLVSYQQLQLLQTKNLGFNKDQIMVIPVQLSPIVKQFKAFKNAISQSSAILEVTGMELPLGAAYQNHEFRPEGAPAEDWQYFPSIFVLPGFTETFGITMVAGRTFSADNESDATDAIIVNETLVKQMGWESPAAAIGKQFATPGADNARIIGVMKDFNAASLHQPITPFAFDLPNNENQNNFFTRYYALRINSQNIQETVAHVERVWNSFDPDRPLDFFFLDDRLNELYAFEQRINKAAGAFSLLAIFIACLGLLGLAAYTAERKAKEIGIRKVLGASTSSILNLLSREYTVLILIAFIIASPLAYWLLQQWLAQFAYQTSLHPALFFIAGLVTIVLSWLTVSFQSLKAARANPVDSIRIV, from the coding sequence ATGCTACAAAATTACCTGGTGACCCTACTAAGAAGCCTCAAAAAAAATAAATTCTATACCATCATTAATGTTTTTGGGTTGGCAGCCGGATTGGCCTGCTTTTTTTTGATGGGGTATTATATCAAAGATGAACTTAGTTATGATCGTTATCATCCTGATTATGAGCAAATATATCGGGTGGTTGAGATCATTAAAGACACGGAAGAATCCGCTAGCTGTCCATTTTCGGTGGGGCCTGGTTTGTTAAATGATTTTCCGGCTGAAGTGGCTCAGGCGGTGCGCTTTTTCAATTTTCAGGCACCGAGTCTTAGCTTGGAATACCAGGCAGATAAGAAGTTTCGCGAAAAAGCGCTCTTTTTTGTTGATTCTACGGTATTTGAGGTATTTGCCTTTGACTTTGAGCAAGGTGATGCTAAGACGGCTTTAGAACAACCCAATTCGATCGTTTTAACCCAAAGTATGGCCCGAAAGTATTTTGGTGAGGAGAATCCCATGGGCAAAATGCTCAAATATGAAGGTAAACAGTTGCTACAGGTCACGGGGGTATTGGCGGATGTCAAACCCAATTCCCATTTTACCTTTGATGCTTTGTTGTCTTTTTCTACCTTAAAGGGAATTATGGGATCGGAGCCACAAGGGTGGGTGTGGAATCCCAATTGGACCTATGTGAAGTTAAAAAAGGGGGTAACACCCAGTCAATTGGAAGCCTTGATGCCTGATTTTGTGAGCGCCCATTTTCCAAATTTCATCAAAGCCGATGTAACACTTTATTTACAGTCCTTAAAAGATATCCATTTACATTCACATCTGGATTATGAGATTCAACCCAATAGTGATATTTCGTATATCTATATTTTTTTGGCTATTGCTTTATTTGTCATTTTAATCGCCGCCATCAATTATATCAATTTGGCAACTGCCCGATCAGCTCAAAGGGCGAAGGAAGTAGGTATGCGAAAAACGCTAGGTGCTCAAAAATCGCAGCTTGTACTTCAGTTTTTAGGAGAATCTGTGTTGACTTGCCTAGTTGCAGGAGTCTTGGCGATGGGCTTATTGGCCCTACTGATCCCTCCATTCAATGCCTTGGCGGGAAAAACCTTTTCGCTCGGTACTGTTTTGGGTGATCCTTTTATGCTGGGGGCTGCCATCATGACCATTTTAATACTTGGCTTGCTGGGGGGACTATACCCTGCTTTTTTCCTATCCTCCTTTAAGCCAATTTCAGTTTTAAAAGACCAGTTTAGCCAGGGAAAAAAAGGTGTATTACTCAGGAAGAGCTTGGTTGTAGGGCAATTCGCTATTTCCATTATTTTGATGGTGGGAACATTGGTCAGCTACCAACAACTTCAATTGCTCCAAACCAAGAACCTGGGTTTCAACAAAGACCAAATCATGGTCATACCCGTACAGTTGTCCCCCATTGTTAAGCAATTTAAAGCTTTTAAAAATGCCATTTCTCAATCGTCAGCTATTCTCGAGGTGACCGGAATGGAACTTCCTCTGGGAGCAGCATACCAAAACCATGAGTTTCGGCCCGAAGGGGCGCCGGCAGAAGATTGGCAATATTTTCCTTCTATATTTGTCTTGCCAGGTTTTACGGAAACCTTTGGTATCACCATGGTAGCTGGGCGTACTTTTTCAGCAGACAATGAAAGTGATGCTACGGATGCTATTATTGTCAATGAGACCCTTGTTAAGCAAATGGGGTGGGAATCGCCTGCGGCAGCTATCGGTAAGCAGTTTGCGACCCCGGGTGCTGATAATGCGCGAATTATTGGGGTAATGAAAGACTTTAACGCCGCCTCTTTGCATCAGCCTATTACCCCTTTTGCCTTTGACTTACCTAATAACGAGAATCAAAATAATTTTTTCACCCGATATTATGCTTTGCGAATTAATAGCCAAAATATTCAGGAGACGGTTGCCCATGTAGAACGGGTATGGAATAGCTTTGATCCCGACCGCCCCCTTGATTTCTTTTTTTTAGATGATCGTCTGAATGAATTGTATGCCTTTGAGCAACGCATCAATAAGGCTGCTGGCGCCTTTTCTCTTTTGGCTATATTCATTGCCTGTTTGGGCTTGCTGGGGCTCGCTGCTTATACCGCAGAACGAAAAGCCAAAGAGATAGGTATCCGAAAGGTCTTGGGCGCTTCTACTTCCAGTATTTTAAACCTCCTCTCCAGAGAGTACACGGTCCTCATCCTTATTGCCTTTATTATTGCCAGCCCCCTAGCATATTGGCTACTCCAACAATGGCTCGCCCAATTTGCTTATCAAACTAGTTTGCACCCTGCCTTGTTCTTTATAGCGGGTCTAGTCACCATTGTGTTGAGTTGGCTGACTGTCAGTTTTCAATCCTTAAAAGCTGCACGAGCTAATCCGGTGGATAGTATTCGAATAGTTTAA
- the lysM gene encoding peptidoglycan-binding protein LysM → MGLFSFIKNAGAKLFNKSTKEADVPAVELTRAQALQQEIQNLGLPVSNLQIDLGQAVIVHGVTDTNANREKIILALGNVDGVSAVDDRITVTNPEPEAVFYEVQKGDSLSKISKAHYGDPMKYNAIFEANKPMLSHPDKIYPGQVLRIPPQ, encoded by the coding sequence ATGGGTTTATTCTCTTTTATTAAGAATGCAGGTGCAAAACTTTTCAACAAATCTACAAAAGAGGCAGACGTGCCAGCCGTTGAATTGACTAGAGCACAGGCCTTACAACAAGAAATTCAAAACTTAGGCCTTCCTGTCAGCAACCTTCAGATTGACTTAGGCCAAGCCGTTATTGTACATGGCGTAACGGATACCAATGCCAACCGCGAAAAAATTATTTTGGCCTTAGGTAATGTAGATGGTGTTTCAGCGGTGGACGATCGGATTACGGTTACTAATCCCGAGCCAGAAGCTGTTTTTTATGAAGTTCAAAAAGGAGATTCTCTTTCCAAAATTTCTAAGGCGCATTATGGTGATCCTATGAAATACAATGCCATTTTTGAGGCTAATAAGCCCATGTTAAGTCATCCGGATAAAATTTATCCTGGTCAGGTATTACGCATTCCTCCTCAGTAA
- a CDS encoding helix-turn-helix transcriptional regulator: MSENLGKLKAIWRSFEHKLSKEELETSARKAETLLGAIFCPGPFYYYLLDFSKLEIVYMHPSIETILGIKADGVSLVDFSLRIHPEDINHFLNCEKMASHFLFNEISIEKIPRYKISYCYRLLDINNVYRLFLHQAIAISVDQAGKIGKVLGVHADISHITMTNNQSISFIGLKGEKSYMGIPVTDGKLNLDQEEGPFTKRETEIIRLLAEGLSAQEIADALFLSYHTIRTHRQNILKRLDCRNTTQLITKCIRNGYI, from the coding sequence ATGAGTGAAAATTTAGGAAAATTAAAGGCTATTTGGCGTTCTTTTGAACACAAATTGTCGAAAGAAGAGCTCGAAACGTCTGCTCGAAAGGCCGAAACCTTGCTGGGGGCTATCTTTTGCCCTGGTCCTTTTTATTATTATCTCCTGGATTTTTCCAAATTGGAAATTGTCTATATGCACCCCAGTATTGAAACTATCTTAGGCATAAAAGCAGATGGAGTAAGCTTGGTGGATTTTTCTCTACGGATACACCCGGAAGACATCAACCACTTTTTAAACTGCGAAAAGATGGCTTCGCATTTTCTTTTTAATGAGATCAGTATAGAAAAGATTCCTCGATACAAAATTAGTTATTGTTACAGATTGCTGGATATTAATAATGTTTACCGGCTCTTTTTACACCAGGCCATTGCTATCTCCGTAGATCAAGCAGGAAAAATCGGTAAAGTCCTTGGTGTGCACGCAGATATAAGCCATATCACAATGACTAATAACCAAAGCATTTCTTTTATTGGCCTGAAAGGAGAAAAATCTTATATGGGAATTCCTGTTACAGATGGGAAATTAAACCTGGATCAGGAAGAAGGACCATTCACCAAGCGAGAAACGGAAATTATTCGCTTACTGGCAGAGGGGCTTTCTGCGCAAGAAATAGCGGATGCTCTTTTTCTGTCATATCATACCATTAGAACACATCGGCAAAACATTCTTAAACGCCTGGACTGCCGTAATACAACCCAGCTTATTACAAAATGCATTAGAAATGGGTATATATAA